CCTCCCAGTCCAGCATTTCTCCCGCACAGAAGACGCCAGGCAGAGCAGCACACATCCCCCGCGCATCCAGAGCCTCCAGACGAACTCCGCCTGCAGTACTGATGGCCTCATCGATGGGGCGCGGTGCGATCACCGTCAAAGGCACCGCCTTGATCGTGGATGCCAGGCGCTTCATGTCCGCCATGCCATCCTTGCCGAGCACCTCATACAGCAAACCCGCCTTGATGCCATCAAGCCCCAGACGCCCTTTGAGATGACTGCTGAGACTGCGCGAGCCGCGCGGCCGCATCACCTCCTGCTGCACACGCTCCGCACTCCACTGCGGCAGCAGATCCAGCTCGAAGCGCGCAGCGCCCTGGCGGGCAATGCAGTCCCGCAACAGGGAGGAGACAGCATAGATCAGGCTCCCCTCCACCCCGGTCTGCGTCGCAACAAATTCACCCTGACGCTCAAAACCGGCACCTTGCTCGTCCGCAAACTTCAAAACCACCGACTTGAACGGCTGCCCGGCAAAGCGCTGAGCAAAGACCTCGCTCCAGCCGGCTTCACGTCCTTGCGGCCAGCCCACATCAAAACCACAGTTGGCCGCCTGCAGCGGGGCAATGCCCACCCCCTTGTCCTGCAGCAACGAAACCCAAGCGCCGTCCGAACCCAGACGCGCCCAGCTGCCGCCACCCGTCGCGAGCACCAACGCCTTGCAGCCAATCTTGACTCTGGCATCCTCTGTCTGAAGAACCGGCTTGCCATCCTCTGACCAGCCTATCCAGCGATGACGCATATGAAACTGCACGCCCTGCGACTTCATACGCACCAGCCAGGCACGCAACAGCGGCGCCGCCTTCATATCCGCAGGAAACACTCTTCCGGATGACCCCACAAAGGTATCAAAGCCCAGTTCCTTGACCCAGGCCTGAAGCTCGCTCGCCCCCCACTTTTCGAGCCAGGGAGTCAAATCTGCAGAGCGGCAGCCATAGCGAGTCACAAAGCTCGAAAACTCCTCGGAGTGCGTAAGATTGAGACCGCCTTTGCCGGCCATGAGGAATTTGCGAGCCGCCGAGGCTTTCGCCTCGAACACTCTGACCGACAAGCCGGCCTTTGCCAGTTGCTCGGCCGCCATCAAGCCTGCAGGCCCGGCACCGATCACAGCCACATCACAGACCCATTCGGAATCGGCCATCAAGGGCTCCGAGACACTCATACTTCTACCACCTCAATCTGCCGGCAGCCACCGGCCGCCAAAGGGTGCGCAGAATACCACCGACGGCATTTCTGCAATATTGCGGGCACTATTAGCGCGATAGCTGCAAACAACCAGCCACACACCGTGGCGGGAGATGAGTTTCTGTCACAATCAACTCACTAGGCGAATAGACCGCCTACCTTTTTGATTCAAGAAAATCCAGGACTACAAATGGCCAGCGAATTGATCAAGCACATCACGGATGCAAGCTTTGAGTCTGACGTACTGCAACCCGGCACGACCGTGCTGGTGGATTACTGGGCTGAATGGTGCGGCCCTTGCAAGATGATCGCCCCCATCTTGGACGATGTGGCCGAAGGCTACAAAGGCAAGGTGCAGATCGCCAAGATGAATGTGGACGAAAACCGTGAGATCCCTGCCAAGTTCGGCATTCGCGGCATTCCCACGCTGATGCTGTTCAAGGACGGCCAACTGGCCGCCACCAAGGTTGGCGCGTTGAACAAGACGCAACTGTCCGCCTTCCTCGACCAGCACATCTGATGCATTCAACAAACAGGGCTCCCAATGGAGCTCTGTTTGCTTCTGGGCACGCGCAGCCCCCCATTTGCATCTGCTACAGACCCGGCACAGGCTGCAGATGACAAGTCCTCGATAAATTGCTTGCAAGCTGCGCCAGTTTTCCTGTCATAATGTATGAACCGCCGGCCACCGCATGGGACCGCGCTGGATTTTCTTCAGGCAAGCCTGCCCACTTTCACAGTGTTTCGTTAGGCTCTACGCCTCCCCCCCTGGTTATTCTCACTCCACGCTTGGAGTCATTTCATGCACCTTAATGAACTCAAGGCACTGCACGTGTCTGAAGTCTTGAAGCAGGCCGAAGCGCTTGAGATCGAAAACGTCGGTCGCATGCGCAAGCAGGAACTGATGTTCGCCATCATCAAAAAGCGCGCCAAGGCCGGTGAACAGGTTTTCGCCGACGGCGTGCTGGAAATCCTGCCCGATGGCTTCGGCTTCCTGCGTAGCCCCGATACCAGCTACACCGCCAGCACCGACGACATCTATATCTCGCCCAGCCAGGTGCGCCGCTTCAATCTGCACACCGGCGACATGATCGAAGGCGAAGTGCGCATCCCCAAGGACGGCGAGCGCTACTTTGCACTGACCAAGCTCGACAAGGTCAACGGCGGCCCACCCGAGCAAAACAAGCACAAGGTGCTGTTTGAGAATCTGACCCCTCTGTTCCCCAAGGAGCAGATGCGCCTTGAGCGCGACATCAAGGGCGAAGAAAACATCACCGGCCGCATCATCGACATCATCGCCCCCATTGGCCGCGGCCAGCGCGCGCTGATCGTGGCACCGCCCAAGAGCGGCAAGACCATGATGATGCAGAGCATTGCCCATGCCATCACCGCCAACCACCCCGATGTGCACCTGATGGTGCTGCTGGTGGACGAGCGCCCTGAAGAAGTGACGGAAATGCAGCGCTCGGTGAAGGGCGAGATCATTGCCTCCACCTTTGACGAGCCAGCTACCCGTCATGTGCACGTGGCCGAAATGGTGATCGAGCGTGCCAAGCGCCTGGTGGAACTGGGCAAGGATGTGGTCATCCTGCTGGACTCCATCACCCGCCTGGCCCGCGCCTACAACAACGTCGTGCCCTCGTCGGGCAAGGTGCTGTCGGGCGGCGTGGACTCCAATGCGCTGCAGCGCCCCAAGCGCTTCTTCGGCGCGGCCCGCAATGTGGAAGAAGGCGGCTCGCTGACCATCATCGCCACGGCACTGGTCGACACCGGCAGCCGCATGGACGAAGTGATCTTTGAAGAATTCAAGGGCACCGGCAACAGCGAACTGCACCTGAACCGTCGCCTGTACGAAAAGCGCGTGTTCCCGGCCATCGAACTCACCAAGAGCGGTACACGCCGCGAAGAGCTGCTGCTGGCTCCCGAGATCCTGCAGAAGACCCGCATCCTGCGCCAGTTCATGTACAACATGGACGAGATCGAGTCCATGGAACTCATGATCAAGAACATGAAGGCCACCAAGAACAATGTGGAGTTCTTCGACATGATGCGTCGCGGCGGCTAAGGCCTTCGTGCACCGAAACAACAAAGCCCCGCCTCGCGGGGCTTTGTTGTTTCTGGCGCTTGACTCCATTGCTTGACATAGCTCAAACTGAATTGCGAGCCACCCCCCAATACTAGGGATATACATCTATACAAATCTTGCGATAACCGGAAGCCAAAAGCTTTCAAGTCGCAGGTTCTGCATTCATGGCCCCTTCAGCAAATCGCACACCACCCTACAACACCACACCGATACGCCTGCTGGCAGCAGCCACATTGCTGACGGCACTGGCCGCCTGCAGCCCGACTGTGCCGATTCTGCAGCCACAGGCCCAGGCCAAGCTGCCGGACAAGTGGCCTCAGGAGTGGACAAAAAAACAAGAGAACGCCGCGCCAGCACATACGGCCTCGATTGCCTGGCAAGACTTTTACCTTGACCAAAACCTGCAGGAGCTGATTCGCGCAGCTCTTGCCCACAATCAGGACCAGCGCCTTGCATTGCTGCGTGTGCAGGAAGCCCAGGCTGCCTATGGCATACAGAGTGCTGCTCGATTGCCGAGTATTGGCCTGGGCAGCAGTCATGGCAGAGCACGTGTGCCCGGCGATCTCAACGCAACCGGCCGCTCCGTGGTAGCGGGCGATCAGGAGGTGTTCATCGGGCTCAACAGCTGGGAGCTCGATCTTTGGGGCCGTGTCAAAAGTCTCAGCGATGCTGCCTTAGGCAATTATCTGGCGCTGGATGCCACGCAGCATGCGGTTCAATCCAGTCTTGTCAAGCAGGTTGCACTGAATTATCTGGCCCTGCGCAGCCTCGACGAACGCCTGGCCCTGACCCAGCGCACGGTTGCCAGCCGCGAGGAATCGCTGCGCATCTTCAAGCGCCGCACCGAAGTGGGGTCCACCTCTCGCTATGCGCTCACGCAGGTACAGACCCTGGTTCACCAGGCCAAGGCCATAGGCACCCAGCTGGCACAGCAACGTGCGCTGCAAGCCAATGCACTGCAGCAGCTCACGGGAATGGATACAGACCGCTTGCCGCAAAGCAGTTCCACCGCCGTAATACTGAAACCCATTCCCGAAGGTCTGCCATCCGATCTGCTGACACAGCGCCCCGACATTATTGCCGCCGAGTACGGGCTGCAGGCGGCCAAGGCCAATGTGGCCGCCGCGCGCGCTGCGTTTCTACCCCGTATCGCGCTGACTGGCAGCTGGGGCACGGCCAGCGCGGAGCTCGACGGCCTGTTCAGAAGCGGCAGCCGTGCCTGGCAGTTTGCCCCCACGATTTCGCTGCCGATCTTTGACGGCGGCCAGCGCCAGGCCAACCTGAATATGCAGGCCGTGCGACAGAACATGGCCGTGGTCCAGTACGAAAAAACCATA
This region of Comamonas thiooxydans genomic DNA includes:
- the rho gene encoding transcription termination factor Rho — translated: MHLNELKALHVSEVLKQAEALEIENVGRMRKQELMFAIIKKRAKAGEQVFADGVLEILPDGFGFLRSPDTSYTASTDDIYISPSQVRRFNLHTGDMIEGEVRIPKDGERYFALTKLDKVNGGPPEQNKHKVLFENLTPLFPKEQMRLERDIKGEENITGRIIDIIAPIGRGQRALIVAPPKSGKTMMMQSIAHAITANHPDVHLMVLLVDERPEEVTEMQRSVKGEIIASTFDEPATRHVHVAEMVIERAKRLVELGKDVVILLDSITRLARAYNNVVPSSGKVLSGGVDSNALQRPKRFFGAARNVEEGGSLTIIATALVDTGSRMDEVIFEEFKGTGNSELHLNRRLYEKRVFPAIELTKSGTRREELLLAPEILQKTRILRQFMYNMDEIESMELMIKNMKATKNNVEFFDMMRRGG
- the trxA gene encoding thioredoxin TrxA, whose product is MASELIKHITDASFESDVLQPGTTVLVDYWAEWCGPCKMIAPILDDVAEGYKGKVQIAKMNVDENREIPAKFGIRGIPTLMLFKDGQLAATKVGALNKTQLSAFLDQHI
- a CDS encoding TIGR03862 family flavoprotein: MSVSEPLMADSEWVCDVAVIGAGPAGLMAAEQLAKAGLSVRVFEAKASAARKFLMAGKGGLNLTHSEEFSSFVTRYGCRSADLTPWLEKWGASELQAWVKELGFDTFVGSSGRVFPADMKAAPLLRAWLVRMKSQGVQFHMRHRWIGWSEDGKPVLQTEDARVKIGCKALVLATGGGSWARLGSDGAWVSLLQDKGVGIAPLQAANCGFDVGWPQGREAGWSEVFAQRFAGQPFKSVVLKFADEQGAGFERQGEFVATQTGVEGSLIYAVSSLLRDCIARQGAARFELDLLPQWSAERVQQEVMRPRGSRSLSSHLKGRLGLDGIKAGLLYEVLGKDGMADMKRLASTIKAVPLTVIAPRPIDEAISTAGGVRLEALDARGMCAALPGVFCAGEMLDWEAPTGGYLLTACMSSGVHVAEGVLNFLRDN
- a CDS encoding efflux transporter outer membrane subunit — translated: MRLLAAATLLTALAACSPTVPILQPQAQAKLPDKWPQEWTKKQENAAPAHTASIAWQDFYLDQNLQELIRAALAHNQDQRLALLRVQEAQAAYGIQSAARLPSIGLGSSHGRARVPGDLNATGRSVVAGDQEVFIGLNSWELDLWGRVKSLSDAALGNYLALDATQHAVQSSLVKQVALNYLALRSLDERLALTQRTVASREESLRIFKRRTEVGSTSRYALTQVQTLVHQAKAIGTQLAQQRALQANALQQLTGMDTDRLPQSSSTAVILKPIPEGLPSDLLTQRPDIIAAEYGLQAAKANVAAARAAFLPRIALTGSWGTASAELDGLFRSGSRAWQFAPTISLPIFDGGQRQANLNMQAVRQNMAVVQYEKTIETAMREVLDALSSRTILEQQLVVLTEQRAALKERSRLARLRYDQGASPYLDVLDAERDLLSAEQQLVQGREALLSTQVALYAALGGGYFAQGQSSAPSPAALQP